The following coding sequences are from one Ruminococcus flavefaciens AE3010 window:
- the pyrE gene encoding orotate phosphoribosyltransferase yields the protein MNYKESFIKFMVDCGVLTFGEFTLKSGRKAPYFINCGNYKTGAQLAKLGEYYAECIKANDIPVDTLFGPAYKGIPLAVSAVVALSNKFGLDVSYCFDRKEAKDHGEGGMFVGKALEDNERVVIIDDVMTSGKALRESMPKLMTAADVNVTGMVITVDRMEKGTGELSAVQEVKRDFGVIVYPIVTMEDIIEAIKNDIVPGKEYLDKMLEYREKYGVK from the coding sequence ATGAATTACAAGGAAAGCTTTATAAAATTCATGGTGGACTGCGGTGTGCTTACATTCGGCGAGTTCACGCTGAAAAGCGGAAGAAAGGCTCCTTACTTCATCAACTGCGGAAACTATAAAACAGGCGCTCAGCTTGCAAAACTTGGTGAATACTATGCCGAGTGCATCAAAGCAAATGATATCCCTGTAGATACCCTTTTCGGACCTGCATATAAGGGTATCCCGCTGGCTGTATCTGCTGTTGTTGCTCTGAGCAATAAGTTCGGCCTCGACGTTTCCTACTGCTTCGACAGAAAAGAAGCAAAGGACCACGGCGAAGGCGGTATGTTCGTAGGAAAGGCTCTCGAAGATAACGAAAGAGTTGTCATCATCGACGATGTTATGACTTCTGGAAAGGCTCTCCGCGAGTCTATGCCAAAGCTTATGACTGCTGCTGATGTTAATGTAACAGGTATGGTCATCACTGTTGACCGTATGGAAAAAGGCACAGGTGAGCTTTCTGCTGTTCAGGAAGTCAAGAGAGACTTCGGCGTTATCGTCTACCCTATCGTTACTATGGAGGATATCATCGAGGCCATTAAGAACGATATCGTTCCGGGCAAGGAATACCTTGATAAGATGCTCGAATACAGAGAAAAGTACGGTGTAAAATAA